A window of Ictidomys tridecemlineatus isolate mIctTri1 chromosome 15, mIctTri1.hap1, whole genome shotgun sequence contains these coding sequences:
- the Tsks gene encoding testis-specific serine kinase substrate isoform X5: protein MPKMCPPSQSGVNSGLVRAKDSITSLKEKTTRVNQHVQTLQSECSVLSENLERRRQEAEELEGYCSQLKENCRKVTRSVEDAEIKTNVLKQNSALLEEKLRYLQQQLQDETPRRQEAELQELEQKLEAGFSRHGLGSAGPNLGCSGPPGSPEEPPRLRGLVGWGTAPRSGESPYGSDQELQKVSAGLEELRREVSSLTARWHQEEGAVQEALRLLGGLGGRLDGFLGQWERAQREQAQTARGLQELRGRADELCTMVERSAVSVASLRSELEGLGPVKPILEELGRQFQNPRRGPDHSMSLDRPTQGSCARCASQGQQLSSESLQHLLERALTPLVDEVKQRGLAPACPSCQRLHKKILPSTASPAAPTLLSPGAGAPGLGQTRQGRGPELHPSAGPRRGLAGQEPAADGQDEAGVRKEAEGMGGAEKVATLDYLHLKMCSLHDQLSNLPLEGSTGTMGGGSSGGAPPKRGGPAPEQ from the exons atgcccAAGATGTGCCCGccgagccag AGCGGGGTCAACAGTGGATTGGTCCGGGCCAAAGACTCCATCACCAGTTTGAAGGAAAAGACCACCCGGGTTAATCAGCACGTGCAGACCCTGCAG AGTGAGTGTTCGGTGCTGAGCGAGAATCTAGAGAGAAGGCGGCAAGAGGCTGAGGAGTTGGAAGGGTACTGTAGTCAACTCAAG GAGAACTGCCGGAAGGTGACCCGGTCGGTGGAAGACGCTGAAATCAAAACCAACGTCTTGAAGCAGAACTCTGCCCTACTGGAG GAGAAGCTGAGATACCTGCAGCAGCAATTGCAGGATGAGACGCCGCGGAGGCAGGAGGCCGAGCTACAGGAGCTGGAGCAGAAGCTGGAGGCCGGCTTCTCCCGGCACGGCCTGGGCTCTGCTGGTCCCAACCTGGGCTGCTCTGGCCCACCAGGGAGTCCCGAAGAACCCCCTCGGCTGCGCGGCCTGGTGGGCTGGGGAACCGCGCCCCGGTCAGGAGAGAGCCCCTATGGGAGCGATCAGGAGCTGCAGAAGGTCTCCGCGGGTCTTGAGGAGTTGAG gagggaggtGTCCTCGCTGACCGCACGGTGGCATCAGGAGGAGGGGGCCGTGCAGGAGGCCCTGCGGCTGCTAGGGGGCCTGGGCGGCAGGCTCGACGGCTTCCTGGGCCAGTGGGAGCGGGCGCAACGCGAGCAAGCTCAGACCGCCCGAGGCTTGCAGGAGCTTCGGGGTCGGGCCGACGAGCTGTGCACCAT GGTGGAGCGGTCAGCTGTGTCTGTGGCTTCACTGAGGAGCGAATTGGAGGGGCTTGGCCCAGTGAAACCGATTCTGGAGGAGTTGGGGCGGCAATTTCAGAACCCCCGAAGAGGACCTGACCACTCCATGAGCCTGGATCGACCCACGCAAGGCTCCTGTGCCCGCTGTGCCAG cCAGGGGCAGCAGTTGTCTTCGGAGTCCCTGCAGCATCTGCTGGAGCGAGCGCTGACCCCGCTAGTGGACGAGGTGAAGCAGAGGGGCCTGGCTCCTGCTTGTCCCAGCTGCCAGAGGCTACACAAGAAGATTCTG CCCAGTACAGCAAGCCCAGCGGCACCTACACtcctctccccaggagctggagcGCCAGGCCTTGGCCAAACACGTCAGGGCAGAGGCCCTGAGCTCCACCCTTCGGCTGGCCCAAGACGAGGCCTTGCGGGCCAAGAACCTGCTGCTGACGGACAAGATGAAGCCGGAGTGAGGAAGGAGGCTGAGGGCATGGGAGGAGC GGAGAAGGTGGCCACTCTGGACTATCTACACCTGAAGATGTGCTCCCTCCACGATCAGCTCAGCAACCTGCCACTTGAGGGGTCCACGGGGACAATGGGGGGAGGAAGTAGTGGGGGGGCTCCCCCAAAACGTGGGGGTCCAGCCCCTGAGCAATAA